A region from the Vicia villosa cultivar HV-30 ecotype Madison, WI linkage group LG3, Vvil1.0, whole genome shotgun sequence genome encodes:
- the LOC131656750 gene encoding uncharacterized protein LOC131656750 produces MNEDTIMEVREDFMVSPAGDSEPTFRTAHFLKPISNSIDEPPFDFNPSSTYSVFDPKEWPLKLHFSGWRIPPDKWVYWVDELRPIYESVWKKAGIFEAIMSSKCYMHKNRNLLHGVVEKWCCETNTFVFPFGEATITLEDVMVLGGYPVIGLPVFAKVEDKEMREVEKKLRLARQKPWQTSKAKATTTMWMDIFLDEGSEIEHEAFLVTWLSIFVFPYNNLVNQSLFPIAIHIARGNSIALAPAVLAGIYKDLTLFKKTIVDLWKHDVAGGDRFPLEVTFQSPFYLVQIWVWERFKNLQPQPVLINREDPLLFRWHKVQALKIDDVKLALDSAVDDFLWRPYGKYADKCGMFYPDDETWVPFSKELDKAMLAFAICLRVSELVGFDSIEQYLPHRVAMQFGVDQDIPSYVSRFNETKTVAWKNYRRLITDKKLYFPPKYFEADVTTRYARWWKESVLSHGDFIKKIVQKKRSPSSRKHRPCVGKLSRSFNEVGVPPGFPPNLVDFLNFGNFCYEPASENSTRECAKSDENIDGPFISAEHYQPDVLKEYKCGGIIHESDHLISQCSSASLGDSEKILPLKRTITNDILELSTDSLEEDFEDENGSKRFSIRKKVSSCNDETVAQHDHWFHSDTAAQAEAKETVEEKDDEVIVYLKAQNLKNQEELARLARQQEEILRLMALREKRDEELRQLLISVLRNQQPPPPSSS; encoded by the coding sequence ATGAATGAAGATACTATCATGGAGGTGAGGGAAGATTTCATGGTTTCACCAGCTGGTGACAGTGAACCAACTTTCAGAACAGCCCATTTTCTAAAACCAATTTCAAACTCCATTGATGAGCCACCTTTTGATTTCAACCCATCATCAACATATTCTGTCTTTGATCCAAAGGAATGGCCTTTGAAACTCCATTTCAGTGGGTGGCGCATTCCACCAGATAAATGGGTTTACTGGGTTGATGAGCTTAGACCCATTTATGAATCAGTATGGAAGAAAGCTGGAATCTTTGAAGCTATAATGAGCTCTAAATGCTACATGCATAAAAATCGAAACTTGCTGCATGGGGTTGTGGAGAAATGGTGTTGTGAGACAAATACATTTGTGTTTCCATTTGGTGAGGCAACAATCACTTTGGAGGATGTCATGGTTTTGGGGGGTTACCCTGTCATCGGTCTTCCGGTTTTCGCCAAAGTTGAAGACAAAGAAATGAGAGAGGTGGAGAAGAAACTGAGACTTGCAAGACAGAAACCTTGGCAGACTAGTAAAGCTAAGGCCACCACAACAATGTGGATGGATATTTTCCTTGATGAAGGTAGTGAAATTGAACATGAAGCCTTTTTAGTTACTTGGTTGTCAATTTTTGTTTTTCCTTACAATAATTTGGTGAATCAATCTTTGTTTCCTATTGCTATTCATATTGCTAGAGGGAATTCGATTGCGTTGGCACCGGCCGTTTTAGCTGGTATATATAAGGATTTAACACTGTTTAAGAAAACAATAGTTGATTTGTGGAAACATGATGTTGCCGGAGGTGATAGATTTCCTTTAGAAGTTACTTTTCAATCACCCTTTTACTTGGTTCAAATTTGGGTGTGGGAGAGGTTCAAAAATTTACAACCGCAACCCGTGTTGATCAACCGTGAAGACCCTTTATTGTTTAGGTGGCATAAGGTTCAGGCCTTGAAAATTGACGATGTTAAGTTGGCATTGGACTCTGCTGTCGATGATTTTCTTTGGCGTCCGTATGGTAAATATGCTGATAAGTGTGGAATGTTTTATCCTGATGATGAAACTTGGGTTCCATTTTCGAAAGAGTTGGACAAAGCAATGCTCGCATTTGCTATATGTTTGAGGGTTTCGGAGCTTGTTGGATTTGACTCTATAGAGCAGTATCTGCCACATAGAGTTGCTATGCAGTTTGGAGTAGATCAAGATATTCCAAGTTATGTGTCGAGATTCAATGAGACTAAAACAGTTGCTTGGAAAAACTACCGCAGGCTCATAACtgataaaaaattgtattttccACCAAAATATTTTGAGGCAGATGTTACCACGCGTTATGCAAGGTGGTGGAAGGAATCGGTATTGAGTCACGGCGATTTTATTAAGAAAATTGTGCAGAAGAAGAGAAGTCCGAGTTCAAGAAAACATAGACCTTGTGTAGGGAAACTTAGTAGAAGTTTTAATGAAGTTGGTGTTCCACCTGGATTTCCTCCAAATCTTGTGGACTTTCttaattttggaaatttttgtTATGAGCCTGCTTCTGAAAATTCTACCCGCGAATGTGCGAAATCGGATGAAAATATTGACGGTCCTTTCATATCTGCTGAGCATTATCAGCCCGACGTGTTAAAAGAGTACAAATGTGGTGGCATAATCCATGAGTCTGACCACTTAATCAGCCAATGTTCTTCGGCCTCTTTAGGAGATTCTGAAAAGATATTGCCACTGAAAAGGACAATTACAAATGATATCCTTGAACTTTCGACAGATAGTTTGGAGGAAGATTTTGAAGATGAAAATGGGAGCAAAAGATTTTCCATCAGAAAAAAAGTCTCTTCGTGCAACGATGAAACTGTTGCGCAACATGATCATTGGTTTCACTCTGATACAGCTGCCCAAGCAGAAGCTAAAGAAACTGTCGAGGAAAAAGACGATGAAGTTATTGTTTATCTAAAAGCACAAAACTTGAAGAATCAAGAGGAACTCGCGCGCCTTGCAAGACAACAGGAAGAGATATTACGGTTAATGGCTTTGAGGGAGAAGAGAGATGAAGAGTTGAGACAACTACTCATTAGTGTTCTAAGGAATCAGCAGCCACCACCACCATCATCATCTTAA